In Geotrypetes seraphini chromosome 4, aGeoSer1.1, whole genome shotgun sequence, a single window of DNA contains:
- the SIAH1 gene encoding E3 ubiquitin-protein ligase SIAH1 isoform X3: MKASVKEMSRQTATALPTGTSKCTPSQRVPALTGTTASNNDLASLFECPVCFDYVLPPILQCQSGHLVCSNCRPKLTCCPTCRGPLGSIRNLAMEKVANSVLFPCKYASSGCEITLPHTEKADHEELCEFRPYSCPCPGASCKWQGSLDAVMPHLMHQHKSITTLQGEDIVFLATDINLPGAVDWVMMQSCFGFHFMLVLEKQEKYDGHQQFFAIVQLIGTRKQAENFAYRLELNGHRRRLTWEATPRSIHEGIATAIMNSDCLVFDTSIAQLFAENGNLGINVTISMC, translated from the coding sequence AAATGAGCCGTCAGACTGCTACAGCACTTCCAACAGGCACATCGAAGTGTACACCATCCCAGAGGGTACCTGCTCTTACTGGCACTACAGCTTCCAATAATGATTTGGCTAGTCTCTTTGAGTGTCCAGTGTGCTTTGACTATGTGTTACCACCTATTCTTCAGTGTCAGAGTGGTCATCTTGTTTGTAGCAACTGTCGTCCTAAACTCACATGTTGTCCAACATGCCGAGGCCCACTCGGGTCAATTCGTAACTTGGCTATGGAAAAAGTTGCTAATTCAGTATTGTTTCCATGTAAATATGCCTCCTCTGGATGTGAGATAACTTTACCACATACAGAAAAAGCAGACCATGAAGAGCTCTGTGAGTTTAGACCTTATTCATGTCCTTGCCCTGGGGCATCTTGTAAATGGCAAGGTTCTTTGGATGCTGTAATGCCACATCTAATGCATCAACATAAATCTATAACAACATTACAAGGAGAAGATATTGTTTTTCTTGCTACGGACATTAATCTTCCAGGTGCTGTTGATTGGGTTATGATGCAGTCatgttttggttttcatttcatgCTGGTTCTGGAGAAACAGGAAAAATATGATGGTCACCAGCAGTTCTTTGCAATTGTACAACTGATAGGAACACGCAAGCAAGCTGAAAACTTTGCTTATCGACTGGAGCTGAATGGTCATAGGCGGCGATTGACTTGGGAAGCAACACCTCGCTCTATTCATGAGGGAATTGCAACAGCTATTATGAACAGTGACTGCCTTGTCTTTGACACTAGTATTGCACAGCTCTTTGCAGAAAATGGTAATTTAGGCATAAATGTTACAATTTCAATGTGTTGA
- the SIAH1 gene encoding E3 ubiquitin-protein ligase SIAH1 isoform X2 — MDPLDLGIEMSRQTATALPTGTSKCTPSQRVPALTGTTASNNDLASLFECPVCFDYVLPPILQCQSGHLVCSNCRPKLTCCPTCRGPLGSIRNLAMEKVANSVLFPCKYASSGCEITLPHTEKADHEELCEFRPYSCPCPGASCKWQGSLDAVMPHLMHQHKSITTLQGEDIVFLATDINLPGAVDWVMMQSCFGFHFMLVLEKQEKYDGHQQFFAIVQLIGTRKQAENFAYRLELNGHRRRLTWEATPRSIHEGIATAIMNSDCLVFDTSIAQLFAENGNLGINVTISMC; from the coding sequence AAATGAGCCGTCAGACTGCTACAGCACTTCCAACAGGCACATCGAAGTGTACACCATCCCAGAGGGTACCTGCTCTTACTGGCACTACAGCTTCCAATAATGATTTGGCTAGTCTCTTTGAGTGTCCAGTGTGCTTTGACTATGTGTTACCACCTATTCTTCAGTGTCAGAGTGGTCATCTTGTTTGTAGCAACTGTCGTCCTAAACTCACATGTTGTCCAACATGCCGAGGCCCACTCGGGTCAATTCGTAACTTGGCTATGGAAAAAGTTGCTAATTCAGTATTGTTTCCATGTAAATATGCCTCCTCTGGATGTGAGATAACTTTACCACATACAGAAAAAGCAGACCATGAAGAGCTCTGTGAGTTTAGACCTTATTCATGTCCTTGCCCTGGGGCATCTTGTAAATGGCAAGGTTCTTTGGATGCTGTAATGCCACATCTAATGCATCAACATAAATCTATAACAACATTACAAGGAGAAGATATTGTTTTTCTTGCTACGGACATTAATCTTCCAGGTGCTGTTGATTGGGTTATGATGCAGTCatgttttggttttcatttcatgCTGGTTCTGGAGAAACAGGAAAAATATGATGGTCACCAGCAGTTCTTTGCAATTGTACAACTGATAGGAACACGCAAGCAAGCTGAAAACTTTGCTTATCGACTGGAGCTGAATGGTCATAGGCGGCGATTGACTTGGGAAGCAACACCTCGCTCTATTCATGAGGGAATTGCAACAGCTATTATGAACAGTGACTGCCTTGTCTTTGACACTAGTATTGCACAGCTCTTTGCAGAAAATGGTAATTTAGGCATAAATGTTACAATTTCAATGTGTTGA
- the SIAH1 gene encoding E3 ubiquitin-protein ligase SIAH1 isoform X1, whose product MTGKASYGVLYSWKGVLFTCLSGSKTRKNKEMSRQTATALPTGTSKCTPSQRVPALTGTTASNNDLASLFECPVCFDYVLPPILQCQSGHLVCSNCRPKLTCCPTCRGPLGSIRNLAMEKVANSVLFPCKYASSGCEITLPHTEKADHEELCEFRPYSCPCPGASCKWQGSLDAVMPHLMHQHKSITTLQGEDIVFLATDINLPGAVDWVMMQSCFGFHFMLVLEKQEKYDGHQQFFAIVQLIGTRKQAENFAYRLELNGHRRRLTWEATPRSIHEGIATAIMNSDCLVFDTSIAQLFAENGNLGINVTISMC is encoded by the coding sequence AAATGAGCCGTCAGACTGCTACAGCACTTCCAACAGGCACATCGAAGTGTACACCATCCCAGAGGGTACCTGCTCTTACTGGCACTACAGCTTCCAATAATGATTTGGCTAGTCTCTTTGAGTGTCCAGTGTGCTTTGACTATGTGTTACCACCTATTCTTCAGTGTCAGAGTGGTCATCTTGTTTGTAGCAACTGTCGTCCTAAACTCACATGTTGTCCAACATGCCGAGGCCCACTCGGGTCAATTCGTAACTTGGCTATGGAAAAAGTTGCTAATTCAGTATTGTTTCCATGTAAATATGCCTCCTCTGGATGTGAGATAACTTTACCACATACAGAAAAAGCAGACCATGAAGAGCTCTGTGAGTTTAGACCTTATTCATGTCCTTGCCCTGGGGCATCTTGTAAATGGCAAGGTTCTTTGGATGCTGTAATGCCACATCTAATGCATCAACATAAATCTATAACAACATTACAAGGAGAAGATATTGTTTTTCTTGCTACGGACATTAATCTTCCAGGTGCTGTTGATTGGGTTATGATGCAGTCatgttttggttttcatttcatgCTGGTTCTGGAGAAACAGGAAAAATATGATGGTCACCAGCAGTTCTTTGCAATTGTACAACTGATAGGAACACGCAAGCAAGCTGAAAACTTTGCTTATCGACTGGAGCTGAATGGTCATAGGCGGCGATTGACTTGGGAAGCAACACCTCGCTCTATTCATGAGGGAATTGCAACAGCTATTATGAACAGTGACTGCCTTGTCTTTGACACTAGTATTGCACAGCTCTTTGCAGAAAATGGTAATTTAGGCATAAATGTTACAATTTCAATGTGTTGA
- the SIAH1 gene encoding E3 ubiquitin-protein ligase SIAH1 isoform X4, protein MSRQTATALPTGTSKCTPSQRVPALTGTTASNNDLASLFECPVCFDYVLPPILQCQSGHLVCSNCRPKLTCCPTCRGPLGSIRNLAMEKVANSVLFPCKYASSGCEITLPHTEKADHEELCEFRPYSCPCPGASCKWQGSLDAVMPHLMHQHKSITTLQGEDIVFLATDINLPGAVDWVMMQSCFGFHFMLVLEKQEKYDGHQQFFAIVQLIGTRKQAENFAYRLELNGHRRRLTWEATPRSIHEGIATAIMNSDCLVFDTSIAQLFAENGNLGINVTISMC, encoded by the coding sequence ATGAGCCGTCAGACTGCTACAGCACTTCCAACAGGCACATCGAAGTGTACACCATCCCAGAGGGTACCTGCTCTTACTGGCACTACAGCTTCCAATAATGATTTGGCTAGTCTCTTTGAGTGTCCAGTGTGCTTTGACTATGTGTTACCACCTATTCTTCAGTGTCAGAGTGGTCATCTTGTTTGTAGCAACTGTCGTCCTAAACTCACATGTTGTCCAACATGCCGAGGCCCACTCGGGTCAATTCGTAACTTGGCTATGGAAAAAGTTGCTAATTCAGTATTGTTTCCATGTAAATATGCCTCCTCTGGATGTGAGATAACTTTACCACATACAGAAAAAGCAGACCATGAAGAGCTCTGTGAGTTTAGACCTTATTCATGTCCTTGCCCTGGGGCATCTTGTAAATGGCAAGGTTCTTTGGATGCTGTAATGCCACATCTAATGCATCAACATAAATCTATAACAACATTACAAGGAGAAGATATTGTTTTTCTTGCTACGGACATTAATCTTCCAGGTGCTGTTGATTGGGTTATGATGCAGTCatgttttggttttcatttcatgCTGGTTCTGGAGAAACAGGAAAAATATGATGGTCACCAGCAGTTCTTTGCAATTGTACAACTGATAGGAACACGCAAGCAAGCTGAAAACTTTGCTTATCGACTGGAGCTGAATGGTCATAGGCGGCGATTGACTTGGGAAGCAACACCTCGCTCTATTCATGAGGGAATTGCAACAGCTATTATGAACAGTGACTGCCTTGTCTTTGACACTAGTATTGCACAGCTCTTTGCAGAAAATGGTAATTTAGGCATAAATGTTACAATTTCAATGTGTTGA